CTCAAACCTTGCATTATCATTAGACGATATAAACCGAGCGTTACTGCTCGACAGTACTAGTGATAAGTATTTGAACTTTAAGAGTGATATACTCTATTATCAAGGTGACATTAAAGTAGCTAGTGGTTTTATAGAAGCCTGGCTTAGGCAATCACCGAATAATAAATCTGCTTTAATGAAGCAGGCTAAGCTGTTTCTATTGACGTCGGATTTTCAGGCATCCGTAGATGTATTAGATAGAGTACTTAAAGTGGACCCTTTTAATCCTCAAGTATATTTTTATAAAGGGATGAGTCATAAGGGATTGTTGGATAGCGTATCCGCTATCGATGCATTCCAGAAATCAATTGCCCTAGATCAAACATATATTAAATCTCACAATCAACTTGGTTATTTGTTTTCTGCTAGAGATGACAAGTTAGCAATACGATATTTTAATCAGACGCTAGCTTCTGATAATAAGAATATTGATGCTCTCTATGGTAAA
This region of Flavobacteriales bacterium genomic DNA includes:
- a CDS encoding tetratricopeptide repeat protein gives rise to the protein MKVKLEVPSHRKINRGYYFTAVILVVLCYSSCETDVPETEEESQSPITTELSVLGAINEKIKLSHNDPELYYKKAVVELEGSNLALSLDDINRALLLDSTSDKYLNFKSDILYYQGDIKVASGFIEAWLRQSPNNKSALMKQAKLFLLTSDFQASVDVLDRVLKVDPFNPQVYFYKGMSHKGLLDSVSAIDAFQKSIALDQTYIKSHNQLGYLFSARDDKLAIRYFNQTLASDNKNIDALYGKAFFYQNRGEVESSRRLYKEILDLNPEHIDALYNMGYLNLVDFDNLDLAIEFFTKVLKL